From the Streptococcus sp. 29887 genome, one window contains:
- a CDS encoding GntR family transcriptional regulator has product MAWKFDNNMPIYIQISNTIKLQIVTNQLKSGDKLPTVRDLAETAGVNPNTVQRALSDLETEGFVYSVRTTGRFVTDNQELISQTRLHLAQKELENFVTNMLDLGFNQDELTHQLDDYLKGVSYE; this is encoded by the coding sequence ATGGCTTGGAAATTTGACAACAATATGCCCATATATATTCAAATCAGTAATACTATAAAATTACAGATTGTAACCAATCAATTGAAATCGGGAGATAAGTTGCCAACCGTGCGTGACTTGGCTGAAACAGCTGGTGTCAATCCAAACACGGTGCAACGGGCCCTGTCTGATTTGGAAACAGAAGGATTTGTTTACTCAGTCCGCACAACCGGACGTTTCGTCACAGACAATCAAGAATTGATTTCACAGACCCGTCTTCATTTGGCACAGAAAGAACTTGAAAACTTTGTGACAAACATGTTAGATCTAGGTTTCAACCAAGATGAATTAACCCACCAGTTAGATGATTATTTGAAAGGAGTGTCTTATGAATAA
- a CDS encoding ABC transporter ATP-binding protein yields the protein MNNAYTLVELQQVSKSYGGAVALNNVNLKLTAGKIIGLLGPNGSGKTTLIKLINGLLQPEYGQVLINGRTPSPETKAIVSYLPDTTYLDESMKVSDAITFFTDFYADFDKERALHLLQDLGIDLNSRMKHLSKGNKEKVQLILVMSRQAQLYVLDEPIGGVDPAARDYILKTIVNNYSPTASVIISTHLISDVEQILDEVIFLQYGSVIRHENVDDLRIESGESIDELFRQDFKA from the coding sequence ATGAATAACGCATATACCCTGGTCGAATTACAACAGGTTTCAAAATCCTATGGCGGAGCTGTGGCTCTCAACAATGTTAACTTGAAATTAACTGCTGGTAAGATTATTGGACTCTTGGGACCAAATGGTTCTGGTAAGACGACGTTAATCAAACTCATCAATGGACTATTGCAACCTGAGTATGGTCAAGTCCTTATCAACGGTCGCACTCCTTCACCTGAAACCAAGGCAATCGTATCCTATTTGCCAGATACGACCTATCTTGATGAAAGCATGAAGGTTTCTGATGCTATCACCTTCTTTACAGATTTCTATGCAGACTTTGACAAGGAACGCGCCCTTCATCTCTTGCAAGACTTAGGAATTGATTTGAACAGCCGCATGAAACACTTGTCAAAAGGGAACAAGGAAAAGGTTCAACTTATCTTGGTAATGAGCCGTCAGGCACAACTCTATGTCTTAGATGAGCCAATTGGTGGTGTTGACCCTGCTGCTCGTGATTATATTTTAAAAACCATCGTCAACAACTATTCGCCTACTGCCTCTGTTATCATCTCCACGCATTTGATTTCAGATGTTGAACAAATTTTGGACGAAGTAATTTTCCTTCAATATGGTAGTGTTATTCGCCATGAAAACGTGGATGACCTTCGTATTGAAAGTGGCGAGTCCATTGACGAACTCTTCCGCCAAGACTTTAAGGCTTAG
- a CDS encoding ABC transporter permease, giving the protein MFKKLVKYEFQSVGKWYLGIYAGALVLSAILGFWLQALTLRAQAGATEPGGAEMVLFGTSFMTFGILIAALGLSTFFMVINRFRKNVYGRQGYLTMTLPVSSHHIILSKLLASLVWYFLAGVTIVLSIGIILAVLMLGTEEIMIPELHTVVQALDWSVIFAHLFYSLIESTTGILLIYFSISVGQLFKDHRLLFAILTYFGISIVLGVFGALIFTNYLENIYNAALPLYPSPILALINIILAFAYYFGTHFIMTKKLNLQ; this is encoded by the coding sequence ATGTTTAAGAAATTAGTCAAATATGAATTTCAATCCGTTGGGAAATGGTATTTAGGAATTTATGCCGGGGCATTGGTCCTGTCTGCAATACTTGGATTCTGGTTACAAGCTTTGACCTTACGGGCACAAGCTGGAGCCACAGAACCTGGCGGTGCTGAAATGGTCCTTTTCGGTACATCCTTCATGACCTTCGGTATCTTAATTGCAGCACTTGGGCTATCTACCTTTTTCATGGTTATTAACCGATTTAGAAAAAATGTCTATGGTCGTCAGGGCTATTTGACCATGACCTTGCCAGTTTCAAGCCACCATATTATTTTAAGTAAACTCTTGGCATCTTTGGTTTGGTACTTTTTAGCAGGAGTTACCATTGTTCTTTCAATCGGAATCATTTTGGCTGTTCTCATGCTCGGAACTGAGGAAATCATGATTCCTGAATTGCATACTGTTGTACAAGCATTAGACTGGTCTGTGATTTTTGCTCATTTATTTTATTCACTTATCGAGTCAACAACGGGAATCTTGCTGATCTACTTCTCCATCTCTGTTGGTCAACTGTTTAAAGACCACCGTCTACTGTTTGCCATTTTAACCTATTTCGGAATTTCAATTGTTCTCGGTGTGTTTGGAGCTCTCATTTTTACCAATTATCTAGAGAACATTTATAATGCAGCACTACCATTATACCCAAGTCCTATCTTGGCCTTGATCAATATCATTCTGGCCTTTGCCTACTATTTTGGTACACACTTTATCATGACCAAGAAATTGAATTTGCAATAA
- the add gene encoding adenosine deaminase: MLNVQELAKTELHCHLDGSLSLAAIRQLAQMAEISIPDKDEELRKLVSIEGKVDSLMTYLQTFDFIRPLLQTVEALELATYDVLRQAAEDGVIYIELRFAPELSTDKDLSVLDAVKAVLRGMEKAQKEFGIVAKLLVCGLKQTEPSQTREIFSAIADLAPKGLVGFDFAGNEVDYPTHELAELIDYTRSLGYPMTFHAGECGCVTNVAQALALGIKRIGHGTALSGHTEAIQAFVNSGATLEMCLTSNLQTGAAQTLADFPYEQLVQAGAKITINTDNRTVSNTNLNKEYQLFVEYFGTTKEEFYQFNRNAIQASFASEEEKANLLDVLAQKYNL, translated from the coding sequence ATGTTGAATGTACAAGAATTAGCCAAGACAGAATTGCATTGCCATTTGGATGGTTCCCTATCATTAGCAGCGATCCGACAACTTGCCCAAATGGCAGAAATTTCCATTCCAGACAAGGATGAGGAACTCAGAAAATTGGTCAGTATAGAGGGAAAGGTTGATAGCTTGATGACCTATTTGCAAACCTTTGACTTTATCCGTCCACTTTTACAAACCGTAGAAGCATTGGAATTAGCTACCTACGATGTGTTACGTCAAGCAGCAGAGGATGGGGTTATTTATATTGAGCTACGATTTGCACCTGAATTATCGACTGATAAGGATTTAAGTGTTCTAGATGCCGTGAAAGCCGTCTTGCGTGGGATGGAAAAGGCCCAGAAGGAATTTGGTATAGTTGCCAAGCTCTTGGTATGTGGCTTGAAACAAACTGAACCAAGTCAGACCAGAGAAATCTTTTCTGCTATTGCTGATTTGGCACCGAAAGGATTGGTTGGCTTTGATTTTGCTGGAAACGAGGTAGACTACCCAACTCATGAGCTGGCTGAGTTGATTGACTACACTCGATCTCTAGGTTACCCCATGACCTTCCATGCTGGTGAGTGTGGTTGCGTGACCAATGTAGCCCAAGCTCTGGCCTTGGGTATCAAGCGGATTGGACACGGAACGGCTCTTAGCGGTCACACTGAGGCTATTCAGGCTTTTGTCAATAGCGGAGCAACGCTTGAGATGTGCCTGACTTCAAATCTCCAGACCGGAGCTGCTCAAACTCTAGCAGATTTCCCCTATGAACAGCTGGTTCAAGCGGGAGCAAAGATTACCATCAATACTGATAATCGAACGGTTTCCAATACAAACCTAAATAAAGAATATCAGCTATTTGTAGAGTATTTTGGAACGACCAAGGAAGAATTTTATCAATTCAACAGAAATGCTATTCAAGCAAGCTTTGCCAGTGAAGAAGAAAAGGCAAACTTACTTGATGTCCTAGCTCAAAAGTATAATTTGTAA